The following are from one region of the Tachysurus fulvidraco isolate hzauxx_2018 chromosome 15, HZAU_PFXX_2.0, whole genome shotgun sequence genome:
- the smarca4a gene encoding SWI/SNF related, matrix associated, actin dependent regulator of chromatin, subfamily a, member 4a isoform X5: protein MSTPDPPMGGTPRPGPSPGPGPSPGAMLGPSPGPSPGSAHGMMGPSPGPPPTGHNLPPQGPSGYPQENMHQMHKPMEGMHEKGMPDDPRYSQMKGMGMRQGGHSGMGPPPSPMDQHSQGYPSPLGGSEHAPSPVPANGPPSGPMMPSGPGGLPMEGGDPQNMGQQNRGGGVAPGPGTGPNGGPAGPSVPGGTGGPTPFNQNQLHQLRAQIMAYKMLARGQPLPDHLQIAVQGKRPVPGMQPVMPNMPPASGPGAGPPGPGGPGPAGPNYNRSHGMVGPNMPPPGPSGVPPGMQGQPPNGPPKSWPEGPMVNAAAPASAPQKLIPPQPTGRPSPAPPSVPPAASPVMPPQTQSPGQPAQPPPMMLHPKQNRITPIQKPRGLDPVEILQEREYRLQARIAHRIQELENIPGSLAGDLRTKATIELKALRLLNFQRQLRQDVVVCMRRDTALETALNGKAYKRSKRQSLREARITEKLEKQQKIEQERKRRQKHQEYLNSILQHAKDFKEYHRSMTGKLQKVTKAVATYHANTEREQKKENERIEKERMRRLMAEDEEGYRKLIDQKKDKRLAYLLQQTDEYVANLTELVRAHKAVQALKEKKKKKKRKKTDTGDSGAPALGPDGEPLDETSQMSDLPVKVIHVDSGKILTGVDAPKANQLEAWLEMNPGYEVAPRSDSEDSGSDDEEEEEDDQTQHSQPHADEKKKIPDPDSEDVSEFDVRHIIEHAKQDVDDEYSHTQFAIGLQSYYAVAHAVTEKVDRQSSLLINGTLKQYQIKGLEWLVSLYNNNLNGILADEMGLGKTIQTIALITYLMEYKRLNGPFLIIVPLSTLSNWVYEFDKWAPSVVKVSYKGSPAARRSFVPILRSGKFNVLLTTYEYIIKDKQVLAKLRWKYMIVDEGHRMKNHHCKLTQVLNTHYLAPRRVLLTGTPLQNKLPELWALLNFLLPTIFKSCSTFEQWFNAPFAMTGEKVDLNEEETILIIRRLHKVLRPFLLRRLKKEVEAQLPEKVEYVIKCDMSALQRVLYRHMQAKGVLLTDGSEKDKKGKGGTKTLMNTIMQLRKICNHPYMFQHIEESFSEHLGFTGGIVSGPDLYRASGKFELLDRILPKLRATNHKVLLFCQMTSLMTIMEDYFSYRNFKYLRLDGTTKAEDRGTLLKNFNDPSFQYFVFLLSTRAGGLGLNLQSADTVIIFDSDWNPHQDLQAQDRAHRIGQQNEVRVLRLCTVNSVEEKILAAAKYKLNVDQKVIQAGMFDQKSSSHERRAFLQAILEHEEQDEPLIMFQEEDEVPDDETVNQMIARSEEEFDQFMRMDLDRRREEARNPKRRPRLMEEDELPTWIMKDDAEVERLTCEEEEEKMFGRGSRQRKEVDYSDSLTEKQWLKAIEEGTLEEIEEEVRHKKTTRKRKRDRDLDLPGPATPSSSGRGRDKDDDSKKQKKRGRPPAEKLSPNPPSLTKKMKKIVDAVIKYKDNSGRQLSEVFIQLPSRKELPEYYELIRKPVDFRKIKERIRIHKYRSLNDLEKDVMLLCQNAQTFNLEGSLIYEDSIVLQSVFTSVRQKIEKEEDSDGEESEEEEEELDEGSESESRSVKVKIKLSRKEKALEKGKGRRRTGRGSRPKPVVSDDDSEEEQEEEHSPSGSEED, encoded by the exons ATGTCCACTCCGGACCCCCCCATGGGAGGGACCCCTCGGCCTGGCCCTTCTCCAGGCCCCGGTCCGTCTCCAGGTGCTATGTTGGGTCCAAGCCCAGGACCTTCACCTGGGTCTGCTCATGGTATGATGGGCCCCAGCCCGGGACCaccacctacaggacacaacCTACCTCCACAGGGGCCCTCAGGATACCCTCAGGAAAATATGCATCAGATGCACAAA CCTATGGAGGGCATGCATGAGAAGGGCATGCCAGATGACCCTCGCTACAGCCAGATGAAGGGCATGGGCATGAGACAGGGTGGCCACAGTGGTATGGGACCTCCACCCAGCCCCATGGACCAACATTCTCAAG gTTATCCCTCCCCTCTTGGTGGCTCTGAACATGCTCCCAGTCCGGTGCCTGCTAATGGCCCTCCTTCTGGGCCGATGATGCCGTCTGGCCCTGGAGGTTTACCCATGGAGGGCGGTGACCCTCAGAATATGGGCCAGCAAAATCGAGGAGGTGGTGTGGCACCGGGTCCAGGCACAGGGCCTAATGGTGGACCAGCTGGTCCTAGTGTCCCAGGCGGCACTGGAGGTCCAACACCATTCAACCAGAACCAGCTTCACCAGCTCCGGGCACAAATCATGGCATACAAGATGCTGGCTCGTGGGCAGCCTCTACCTGACCACCTGCAGATTGCAGTGCAGGGCAAACGGCCAGTGCCAGGAATGCAGCCAGTGATGCCTAATATGCCtcctgcttcaggacctggagcTGGCCCTCCTGGACCTGGAGGTCCTGGCCCAGCTGGTCCCAATTACAACAGATCACATG GAATGGTAGGACCAAATATGCCTCCCCCAGGACCATCTGGAGTTCCCCCAGGTATGCAGGGACAGCCTCCCAATGGACCACCCAAATCATGGCCGGAAG GGCCCATGGTGAACGCTGCTGCTCCAGCTAGTGCACCTCAAAAGTTAATCCCACCCCAGCCTACCGGTCGCCCCTCTCCTGCCCCACCCTCTGTACCCCCAGCTGCATCACCCGTCATGCCTCCTCAGACCCAGTCTCCAGGACAGCCGGCTCAGCCACCTCCCATGATGCTCCATCCAAAACAGAACCGCATCACACCTATTCAGAAACCGCGTGGCCTTGATCCTGTGGAGATTCTACAGGAACGAGAATACAG ACTGCAAGCTCGTATAGCTCATCGGATCCAAGAGCTAGAGAATATTCCTGGCTCCCTAGCTGGTGACTTGAGGACCAAAGCCACTATTGAGCTGAAGGCCTTGAGACTTCTTAACTTTCAGAGACag TTGCGGCAGGATGTGGTGGTGTGTATGCGGCGTGATACAGCCCTGGAGACAGCACTCAATGGCAAAGCCTACAAACGCAGCAAGCGACAATCCCTGCGTGAGGCTCGTATCACAGAAAAACTGGAGAAGCAGCAGAAGATTGAGCAAGAGCGCAAACGTCGTCAAAAGCATCAG GAATATCTAAACAGTATCCTCCAGCATGCTAAAGATTTTAAGGAGTACCATCGCTCAATGACAGGAAAGCTCCAGAAGGTTACCAAAGCTGTGGCCACCTACCATGCCAACACAGAGCGTGAGCAGAAAAAAGAGAATGAGCGCATTGAGAAGGAGAGAATGCGGAGGCTCATG GCAGAAGATGAAGAGGGTTACAGGAAGCTGATTGATCAGAAGAAAGACAAGCGTCTGGCCTACCTGTTACAGCAGACAGATGAGTATGTGGCCAACCTCACAGAACTTGTGCGTGCCCATAAGGCAGTTCAGGCCCtcaaggagaaaaagaagaagaagaaaaggaag aaGACCGACACTGGTGACAGTGGAGCTCCAGCACTAGGTCCGGATGGAGAG CCTCTGGATGAGACCAGTCAGATGAGTGACCTCCCAGTGAAAGTCATTCATGTGGACAGTGGCAAGATTCTAACCGGTGTGGATGCCCCTAAAGCAAACCAGCTGGAGGCCTGGCTGGAGATGAACCCTGG TTATGAAGTTGCACCACGGTCTGACAGTGAAGACAGCGGCTCAGATGACGAAGAG GAAGAGGAAGACGACCAGACGCAACACTCTCAGCCCCATGcagatgagaaaaagaaaattccAGATCCTGACAGTGAGGATGTGTCTGAGTTTGATGTCCGTCACATTATTGA GCATGCTAAGCAGGATGTAGACGATGAGTACAGCCACACTCAGTTTGCTATTGGCCTGCAGTCCTACTACGCTGTGGCACATGCGGTCACTGAGAAAGTGGACAGACAGTCATCTCTCCTGATTAATGGGACACTTAAACAGTACCAG ATTAAAGGTCTGGAGTGGCTTGTCtctctgtataataataatctaaatggcattcttgctgatgagatgGGCTTGGGAAAAACTATCCAGACCATCGCACTCATTACCTACCTCATGGAGTACAAACGTCTTAATGGACCCTTCCTCATTATCGTACCCCTATC GACTCTGTCCAACTGGGTGTATGAGTTTGATAAATGGGCACCATCTGTGGTCAAAGTCTCCTATAAG GGCTCTCCTGCCGCTCGCAGGTCCTTTGTTCCCATTCTACGAAGTGGCAAATTCAATGTGCTCCTTACCACCTACGAGTACATCATCAAAGATAAGCAAGTGCTGGCCAAG cTTCGTTGGAAGTACATGATTGTTGATGAGGGTCACCGTATGAAGAATCACCACTGTAAGCTGACTCAGgttctaaacacacactaccTGGCCCCCAGGCGTGTGCTACTGACAGGCACACCTCTGCAGAATAAACTGCCTGAGCTCTGGGCCTTGCTCAACTTCCTGCTGCCCACTATCTTCAAAAGCTGCAGCACCTTTGAGCAGTGGTTCAATGCACCATTTGCCATGACTGGTGAGAAG GTTGACCTCAATGAGGAGGAGACCATTCTGATCATTCGGCGTTTACACAAAGTGCTCCGGCCCTTCCTGCTCAGGAGGCTTAAGAAAGAAGTGGAAGCGCAGCTGCCTGAGAAG gttgaGTATGTGATCAAGTGTGATATGTCAGCACTGCAGAGAGTACTGTACAGACACATGCAAGCTAAAGGAGTCCTTCTGACTGATGGCTCAGAGAAAGACAAGAAG GGTAAAGGTGGAACGAAGACACTGATGAACACAATCATGCAGCTGCGAAAGATCTGTAATCACCCATACATGTTTCAACATATTGAG GAATCCTTCTCTGAGCATCTGGGCTTTACTGGAGGCATCGTTTCAGG GCCAGACTTGTACCGAGCATCTGGAAAATTTGAGCTTCTGGACCGCATTCTTCCCAAGCTGCGTGCAACCAACCACAAAGTGCTGCTCTTCTGTCAAATGACTTCCCTCATGACCATCATGGAGGACTATTTTTCCTACCGTAATTTTAAATACTTGCGTCTGGATG gaacCACTAAGGCTGAGGACCGTGGCACGCTGCTTAAAAACTTTAATGACCCTTCCTTTCAATACTTTGTGTTCCTGCTGAGTACCAGAGCTGGTGGCCTGGGGCTCAACCTGCAATCTGCTGACACTGTCATCATTTTTGATAGTGACTGGAATCCTCATCAG GACTTGCAAGCTCAGGATCGTGCTCATCGCATTGGGCAACAGAATGAGGTGCGTGTTCTGCGTCTCTGCACTGTCAACAGTGTGGAAGAGAAGATCCTGGCTGCTGCCAAGTACAAATTAAACGTGGACCAGAAGGTGATCCAGGCCGGTATGTTCGACCAGAAGTCTTCTAGCCATGAGCGCAGAGCCTTCCTGCAGGCCATCCTGGAGCATGAGGAACAGGATGAG CCTCTTATTATGTTTCAGGAGGAGGATGAGGTACCTGATGATGAAACTGTCAATCAAATGATTGCTAGGAGTGAGGAGGAGTTTGATCAGTTTATG CGCATGGATCTCGACCGGCGCCGTGAAGAGGCCCGGAACCCCAAGCGCAGGCCTCGTCTGATGGAGGAAGATGAGCTTCCCACCTGGATTATGAAGGATGACGCAGAAGTGGAAAGACTCACatgtgaggaggaagaggagaagatgTTCGGTCGTGGATCACGGCAGAGAAAAGAGGTGGACTACAGTGACTCACTTACTGAGAAACAATGGCTCAAG GCTATAGAAGAGGGCACACTGGAGGAGATTGAAGAGGAAGTACGGCATAAGAAGACAACTCGGAAGAGGAAGCGAGACCGTGACCTAGACCTCCCAGGCCCAGCCACGCCCAGCTCCAGTGGTCGAGGCAGAGATAAAGATGATGACAGTAAGAAGCAAAAGAAGCGGGGCCGACCGCCTGCTGAGAAACTCTCTCCCAATCCACCATCCCTCAccaagaagatgaagaaaatcGTTGATGCCGTCATTAAGTATAAGGACAA CAGCGGAAGGCAGCTGAGCGAGGTCTTTATCCAGCTTCCCTCTCGTAAGGAGCTGCCCGAATATTATGAGCTTATCCGCAAACCTGTGGACTTCCGCAAAATCAAG GAACGCATAAGGATCCATAAATACCGCAGTCTGAATGACTTGGAGAAAGATGTCATGCTGCTCTGCCAGAACGCTCAGACCTTTAACCTGGAGGGGTCACTG ATCTACGAGGACTCCATCGTGCTCCAGTCTGTGTTCACAAGCGTTCGGCAGAAGATCGAAAAGGAGGAGGACAGTGACGGAGAGgagagtgaggaagaggaagaggagttaGACGAGGGCTCTGAATCTGAAT cacGCTCTGTAAAGGTGAAGATCAAGCTGAGCCGAAAGGAAAAAGCTCTTGAGAAAGGGAAAGGCAGGCGGCGCACTGGACGAGGCTCACGACCTAAACCGGTAGTAAGCGATGATGACAGTGAAGAGGAGCAGGAAGAG GAGCATTCTCCTAGTGGAAGTGAGGAAGATTAA
- the smarca4a gene encoding SWI/SNF related, matrix associated, actin dependent regulator of chromatin, subfamily a, member 4a isoform X6, whose product MSTPDPPMGGTPRPGPSPGPGPSPGAMLGPSPGPSPGSAHGMMGPSPGPPPTGHNLPPQGPSGYPQENMHQMHKPMEGMHEKGMPDDPRYSQMKGMGMRQGGHSGMGPPPSPMDQHSQGYPSPLGGSEHAPSPVPANGPPSGPMMPSGPGGLPMEGGDPQNMGQQNRGGGVAPGPGTGPNGGPAGPSVPGGTGGPTPFNQNQLHQLRAQIMAYKMLARGQPLPDHLQIAVQGKRPVPGMQPVMPNMPPASGPGAGPPGPGGPGPAGPNYNRSHGMVGPNMPPPGPSGVPPGMQGQPPNGPPKSWPEGPMVNAAAPASAPQKLIPPQPTGRPSPAPPSVPPAASPVMPPQTQSPGQPAQPPPMMLHPKQNRITPIQKPRGLDPVEILQEREYRLQARIAHRIQELENIPGSLAGDLRTKATIELKALRLLNFQRQLRQDVVVCMRRDTALETALNGKAYKRSKRQSLREARITEKLEKQQKIEQERKRRQKHQEYLNSILQHAKDFKEYHRSMTGKLQKVTKAVATYHANTEREQKKENERIEKERMRRLMAEDEEGYRKLIDQKKDKRLAYLLQQTDEYVANLTELVRAHKAVQALKEKKKKKKRKKTDTGDSGAPALGPDGEPLDETSQMSDLPVKVIHVDSGKILTGVDAPKANQLEAWLEMNPGYEVAPRSDSEDSGSDDEEEEEDDQTQHSQPHADEKKKIPDPDSEDVSEFDVRHIIEHAKQDVDDEYSHTQFAIGLQSYYAVAHAVTEKVDRQSSLLINGTLKQYQIKGLEWLVSLYNNNLNGILADEMGLGKTIQTIALITYLMEYKRLNGPFLIIVPLSTLSNWVYEFDKWAPSVVKVSYKGSPAARRSFVPILRSGKFNVLLTTYEYIIKDKQVLAKLRWKYMIVDEGHRMKNHHCKLTQVLNTHYLAPRRVLLTGTPLQNKLPELWALLNFLLPTIFKSCSTFEQWFNAPFAMTGEKVDLNEEETILIIRRLHKVLRPFLLRRLKKEVEAQLPEKVEYVIKCDMSALQRVLYRHMQAKGVLLTDGSEKDKKGKGGTKTLMNTIMQLRKICNHPYMFQHIEESFSEHLGFTGGIVSGPDLYRASGKFELLDRILPKLRATNHKVLLFCQMTSLMTIMEDYFSYRNFKYLRLDGTTKAEDRGTLLKNFNDPSFQYFVFLLSTRAGGLGLNLQSADTVIIFDSDWNPHQDLQAQDRAHRIGQQNEVRVLRLCTVNSVEEKILAAAKYKLNVDQKVIQAGMFDQKSSSHERRAFLQAILEHEEQDEEEDEVPDDETVNQMIARSEEEFDQFMRMDLDRRREEARNPKRRPRLMEEDELPTWIMKDDAEVERLTCEEEEEKMFGRGSRQRKEVDYSDSLTEKQWLKAIEEGTLEEIEEEVRHKKTTRKRKRDRDLDLPGPATPSSSGRGRDKDDDSKKQKKRGRPPAEKLSPNPPSLTKKMKKIVDAVIKYKDNSGRQLSEVFIQLPSRKELPEYYELIRKPVDFRKIKERIRIHKYRSLNDLEKDVMLLCQNAQTFNLEGSLIYEDSIVLQSVFTSVRQKIEKEEDSDGEESEEEEEELDEGSESESRSVKVKIKLSRKEKALEKGKGRRRTGRGSRPKPVVSDDDSEEEQEEEHSPSGSEED is encoded by the exons ATGTCCACTCCGGACCCCCCCATGGGAGGGACCCCTCGGCCTGGCCCTTCTCCAGGCCCCGGTCCGTCTCCAGGTGCTATGTTGGGTCCAAGCCCAGGACCTTCACCTGGGTCTGCTCATGGTATGATGGGCCCCAGCCCGGGACCaccacctacaggacacaacCTACCTCCACAGGGGCCCTCAGGATACCCTCAGGAAAATATGCATCAGATGCACAAA CCTATGGAGGGCATGCATGAGAAGGGCATGCCAGATGACCCTCGCTACAGCCAGATGAAGGGCATGGGCATGAGACAGGGTGGCCACAGTGGTATGGGACCTCCACCCAGCCCCATGGACCAACATTCTCAAG gTTATCCCTCCCCTCTTGGTGGCTCTGAACATGCTCCCAGTCCGGTGCCTGCTAATGGCCCTCCTTCTGGGCCGATGATGCCGTCTGGCCCTGGAGGTTTACCCATGGAGGGCGGTGACCCTCAGAATATGGGCCAGCAAAATCGAGGAGGTGGTGTGGCACCGGGTCCAGGCACAGGGCCTAATGGTGGACCAGCTGGTCCTAGTGTCCCAGGCGGCACTGGAGGTCCAACACCATTCAACCAGAACCAGCTTCACCAGCTCCGGGCACAAATCATGGCATACAAGATGCTGGCTCGTGGGCAGCCTCTACCTGACCACCTGCAGATTGCAGTGCAGGGCAAACGGCCAGTGCCAGGAATGCAGCCAGTGATGCCTAATATGCCtcctgcttcaggacctggagcTGGCCCTCCTGGACCTGGAGGTCCTGGCCCAGCTGGTCCCAATTACAACAGATCACATG GAATGGTAGGACCAAATATGCCTCCCCCAGGACCATCTGGAGTTCCCCCAGGTATGCAGGGACAGCCTCCCAATGGACCACCCAAATCATGGCCGGAAG GGCCCATGGTGAACGCTGCTGCTCCAGCTAGTGCACCTCAAAAGTTAATCCCACCCCAGCCTACCGGTCGCCCCTCTCCTGCCCCACCCTCTGTACCCCCAGCTGCATCACCCGTCATGCCTCCTCAGACCCAGTCTCCAGGACAGCCGGCTCAGCCACCTCCCATGATGCTCCATCCAAAACAGAACCGCATCACACCTATTCAGAAACCGCGTGGCCTTGATCCTGTGGAGATTCTACAGGAACGAGAATACAG ACTGCAAGCTCGTATAGCTCATCGGATCCAAGAGCTAGAGAATATTCCTGGCTCCCTAGCTGGTGACTTGAGGACCAAAGCCACTATTGAGCTGAAGGCCTTGAGACTTCTTAACTTTCAGAGACag TTGCGGCAGGATGTGGTGGTGTGTATGCGGCGTGATACAGCCCTGGAGACAGCACTCAATGGCAAAGCCTACAAACGCAGCAAGCGACAATCCCTGCGTGAGGCTCGTATCACAGAAAAACTGGAGAAGCAGCAGAAGATTGAGCAAGAGCGCAAACGTCGTCAAAAGCATCAG GAATATCTAAACAGTATCCTCCAGCATGCTAAAGATTTTAAGGAGTACCATCGCTCAATGACAGGAAAGCTCCAGAAGGTTACCAAAGCTGTGGCCACCTACCATGCCAACACAGAGCGTGAGCAGAAAAAAGAGAATGAGCGCATTGAGAAGGAGAGAATGCGGAGGCTCATG GCAGAAGATGAAGAGGGTTACAGGAAGCTGATTGATCAGAAGAAAGACAAGCGTCTGGCCTACCTGTTACAGCAGACAGATGAGTATGTGGCCAACCTCACAGAACTTGTGCGTGCCCATAAGGCAGTTCAGGCCCtcaaggagaaaaagaagaagaagaaaaggaag aaGACCGACACTGGTGACAGTGGAGCTCCAGCACTAGGTCCGGATGGAGAG CCTCTGGATGAGACCAGTCAGATGAGTGACCTCCCAGTGAAAGTCATTCATGTGGACAGTGGCAAGATTCTAACCGGTGTGGATGCCCCTAAAGCAAACCAGCTGGAGGCCTGGCTGGAGATGAACCCTGG TTATGAAGTTGCACCACGGTCTGACAGTGAAGACAGCGGCTCAGATGACGAAGAG GAAGAGGAAGACGACCAGACGCAACACTCTCAGCCCCATGcagatgagaaaaagaaaattccAGATCCTGACAGTGAGGATGTGTCTGAGTTTGATGTCCGTCACATTATTGA GCATGCTAAGCAGGATGTAGACGATGAGTACAGCCACACTCAGTTTGCTATTGGCCTGCAGTCCTACTACGCTGTGGCACATGCGGTCACTGAGAAAGTGGACAGACAGTCATCTCTCCTGATTAATGGGACACTTAAACAGTACCAG ATTAAAGGTCTGGAGTGGCTTGTCtctctgtataataataatctaaatggcattcttgctgatgagatgGGCTTGGGAAAAACTATCCAGACCATCGCACTCATTACCTACCTCATGGAGTACAAACGTCTTAATGGACCCTTCCTCATTATCGTACCCCTATC GACTCTGTCCAACTGGGTGTATGAGTTTGATAAATGGGCACCATCTGTGGTCAAAGTCTCCTATAAG GGCTCTCCTGCCGCTCGCAGGTCCTTTGTTCCCATTCTACGAAGTGGCAAATTCAATGTGCTCCTTACCACCTACGAGTACATCATCAAAGATAAGCAAGTGCTGGCCAAG cTTCGTTGGAAGTACATGATTGTTGATGAGGGTCACCGTATGAAGAATCACCACTGTAAGCTGACTCAGgttctaaacacacactaccTGGCCCCCAGGCGTGTGCTACTGACAGGCACACCTCTGCAGAATAAACTGCCTGAGCTCTGGGCCTTGCTCAACTTCCTGCTGCCCACTATCTTCAAAAGCTGCAGCACCTTTGAGCAGTGGTTCAATGCACCATTTGCCATGACTGGTGAGAAG GTTGACCTCAATGAGGAGGAGACCATTCTGATCATTCGGCGTTTACACAAAGTGCTCCGGCCCTTCCTGCTCAGGAGGCTTAAGAAAGAAGTGGAAGCGCAGCTGCCTGAGAAG gttgaGTATGTGATCAAGTGTGATATGTCAGCACTGCAGAGAGTACTGTACAGACACATGCAAGCTAAAGGAGTCCTTCTGACTGATGGCTCAGAGAAAGACAAGAAG GGTAAAGGTGGAACGAAGACACTGATGAACACAATCATGCAGCTGCGAAAGATCTGTAATCACCCATACATGTTTCAACATATTGAG GAATCCTTCTCTGAGCATCTGGGCTTTACTGGAGGCATCGTTTCAGG GCCAGACTTGTACCGAGCATCTGGAAAATTTGAGCTTCTGGACCGCATTCTTCCCAAGCTGCGTGCAACCAACCACAAAGTGCTGCTCTTCTGTCAAATGACTTCCCTCATGACCATCATGGAGGACTATTTTTCCTACCGTAATTTTAAATACTTGCGTCTGGATG gaacCACTAAGGCTGAGGACCGTGGCACGCTGCTTAAAAACTTTAATGACCCTTCCTTTCAATACTTTGTGTTCCTGCTGAGTACCAGAGCTGGTGGCCTGGGGCTCAACCTGCAATCTGCTGACACTGTCATCATTTTTGATAGTGACTGGAATCCTCATCAG GACTTGCAAGCTCAGGATCGTGCTCATCGCATTGGGCAACAGAATGAGGTGCGTGTTCTGCGTCTCTGCACTGTCAACAGTGTGGAAGAGAAGATCCTGGCTGCTGCCAAGTACAAATTAAACGTGGACCAGAAGGTGATCCAGGCCGGTATGTTCGACCAGAAGTCTTCTAGCCATGAGCGCAGAGCCTTCCTGCAGGCCATCCTGGAGCATGAGGAACAGGATGAG GAGGAGGATGAGGTACCTGATGATGAAACTGTCAATCAAATGATTGCTAGGAGTGAGGAGGAGTTTGATCAGTTTATG CGCATGGATCTCGACCGGCGCCGTGAAGAGGCCCGGAACCCCAAGCGCAGGCCTCGTCTGATGGAGGAAGATGAGCTTCCCACCTGGATTATGAAGGATGACGCAGAAGTGGAAAGACTCACatgtgaggaggaagaggagaagatgTTCGGTCGTGGATCACGGCAGAGAAAAGAGGTGGACTACAGTGACTCACTTACTGAGAAACAATGGCTCAAG GCTATAGAAGAGGGCACACTGGAGGAGATTGAAGAGGAAGTACGGCATAAGAAGACAACTCGGAAGAGGAAGCGAGACCGTGACCTAGACCTCCCAGGCCCAGCCACGCCCAGCTCCAGTGGTCGAGGCAGAGATAAAGATGATGACAGTAAGAAGCAAAAGAAGCGGGGCCGACCGCCTGCTGAGAAACTCTCTCCCAATCCACCATCCCTCAccaagaagatgaagaaaatcGTTGATGCCGTCATTAAGTATAAGGACAA CAGCGGAAGGCAGCTGAGCGAGGTCTTTATCCAGCTTCCCTCTCGTAAGGAGCTGCCCGAATATTATGAGCTTATCCGCAAACCTGTGGACTTCCGCAAAATCAAG GAACGCATAAGGATCCATAAATACCGCAGTCTGAATGACTTGGAGAAAGATGTCATGCTGCTCTGCCAGAACGCTCAGACCTTTAACCTGGAGGGGTCACTG ATCTACGAGGACTCCATCGTGCTCCAGTCTGTGTTCACAAGCGTTCGGCAGAAGATCGAAAAGGAGGAGGACAGTGACGGAGAGgagagtgaggaagaggaagaggagttaGACGAGGGCTCTGAATCTGAAT cacGCTCTGTAAAGGTGAAGATCAAGCTGAGCCGAAAGGAAAAAGCTCTTGAGAAAGGGAAAGGCAGGCGGCGCACTGGACGAGGCTCACGACCTAAACCGGTAGTAAGCGATGATGACAGTGAAGAGGAGCAGGAAGAG GAGCATTCTCCTAGTGGAAGTGAGGAAGATTAA